In a genomic window of Scyliorhinus torazame isolate Kashiwa2021f chromosome 5, sScyTor2.1, whole genome shotgun sequence:
- the LOC140419261 gene encoding uncharacterized protein, with product MEKPWKCGDCGKGFGAPSVLEIHRRSHTGERPFSCSQCGKGFIDSSTLRKHQRVHTGERPFTCSQCGKGFIQLSTLRTHQRVHTGERPFTCSQCGKGFTQLSTLRTHQRVHTGERPFTCSQCGKGFIDSFTLLRHQQVHTGERSFTCSQCGKGFTQLSTLQRHQRVHTGERPFTCSQCGKGFSDSSTLLRHQRIHTGERPFTCSQCGKGFTQSSSLQTHQQIHTGERPFTCSQCGKGFTQLTNLQTNQRVHTGERPFTCSQCGNGFTQSSSLQKHQRVHTGERPFTCSQCGKGLHRNIENRSTKRSFGPWHLL from the coding sequence atggagaaaccgtggaaatgtggggactgtgggaagggattcggagccccatctgtgctggagattcatcgccgcagtcacactggggagaggccattcagctgctctcagtgtgggaaaggattcattgattcatccaccctgcggaaacatcagcgagttcatactggggagaggccattcacctgctctcagtgtgggaagggattcattcagttatccaccctgcggacacaccagcgagttcacactggggagagaccgttcacctgctctcagtgtgggaagggatttactcagttatccaccctgcggacacaccagcgagttcacactggggagagaccgttcacctgctctcagtgtgggaagggattcattgattcattcaccttgctgagacaccagcaagttcacactggggagaggtcgttcacctgctctcagtgtgggaagggattcactcagttatctaccctgcagagacatcaacgggttcacactggggagagaccgttcacctgctctcagtgtgggaagggatttagtgattcatccaccttgctgagacatcagcgcattcacactggggagagaccgttcacatgctctcagtgtgggaagggattcactcagtcatccagtctgcagacacaccaacaaattcacactggggagaggccattcacctgctctcagtgtgggaaaggattcactcagttaaccaACCTACAGAcaaaccagcgagttcacactggggagaggccgttcacctgctctcagtgtgggaatggattcacacagtcatccagtctgcagaaacaccagcgagttcacactggggagaggccattcacctgctctcagtgtgggaagggattacatagaaacatcgaaaataggagcacgAAGAGATCGTTTGGCCCTTGGcacctgctctga